In Salana multivorans, a single genomic region encodes these proteins:
- a CDS encoding TetR/AcrR family transcriptional regulator, producing MDTPRRAGRPRAASREILEEAACELFLEQGYDATSVADITSRAGVSRSTFFNYVESKSDLLWARFDDGVERLRATLARLREEVADGGVGHDVGIGGDVATGGDVESREAQARAALATLAADLPPENVALAYTQAGAMGLGEDLRLAEARRLVAVRDALAVHLRTAVSDQLAAQVRATALAGALLAAVREWSLAGVGRPALPAVLARALDCLGPGAATGLDAGTRC from the coding sequence ATGGACACCCCGCGCCGCGCCGGTCGACCGCGCGCCGCGTCCCGGGAGATCCTGGAGGAGGCGGCGTGCGAGCTGTTCCTCGAACAGGGGTACGACGCGACGTCCGTGGCGGACATCACGTCCCGCGCGGGGGTGAGCCGGTCGACGTTCTTCAACTACGTCGAGTCCAAGTCCGACCTGCTCTGGGCGCGGTTCGACGACGGCGTCGAGCGGCTGCGCGCGACGCTCGCCCGGTTGCGGGAGGAGGTGGCGGACGGCGGGGTCGGTCACGATGTCGGGATCGGTGGCGATGTAGCGACGGGTGGCGACGTGGAGAGTCGCGAGGCGCAGGCGCGCGCCGCCCTGGCCACGCTCGCGGCCGACCTGCCGCCCGAGAACGTCGCGCTCGCGTACACCCAGGCCGGCGCGATGGGCCTGGGGGAGGACCTGCGCCTCGCCGAGGCCCGCCGGCTCGTGGCCGTCCGCGACGCGCTGGCCGTCCACCTGCGCACCGCGGTGTCGGACCAGCTCGCGGCCCAGGTGCGGGCAACGGCGCTCGCGGGCGCCCTGCTCGCCGCCGTGCGCGAGTGGTCGCTCGCCGGTGTCGGGCGTCCCGCGCTGCCGGCGGTCCTGGCGCGAGCGCTCGACTGCCTCGGCCCAGGCGCCGCGACGGGTCTCGACGCGGGGACCCGCTGCTAG
- a CDS encoding ABC transporter substrate-binding protein: MRRLPLLAVASAATALVLAACSGSPAPDPSSPSDAASGGSTASDGTDAPTQAGGTLVYASGDAEPTCLDPHVGGNYPQALISTQYLEPLVGRAADGTTTPWLATEWTVSEDGLTWDFTLAERTFTDGTPFDAAAVKANIEHLQDPDTGSSTGYLAVEKVTEVEVVDDRHARFHLSEPDAALLESLAQQWTAIQSPTGLARGMEENCLAPAGTGPFVVTGWTPQQQVDLVANPDYVDATGEAAPPLLDGITWRFVPDAATRYAALVSGEVDVIDNPQPDTITAAEADASLGIEHIDNPRPGSVNRIELNSGQTPFDDIRVREAFIRSANPGPGIEALFSSTAVPSFSPLSSVEPVAVSREEQFTYDLDAANTLLDEAGWTERDADGYRTKDGARLSVRFPVSTNQSVPAEQALFQQIQANVKEAGFEVVLTPLDLGAWYAALGAHEYEAVSAPYTKVGPDVLRILYHSSGTEPAPSGYFANHAYVRDAELDALLDEASATQDAAQRADLLEQAQVRILEGYYILPLYDQQNHFLVRGVTGIDTSNPVATLSFQTASLTD, encoded by the coding sequence GTGCGCCGTCTCCCGCTCCTCGCCGTCGCGTCGGCCGCGACAGCCCTCGTCCTCGCCGCGTGCTCCGGCTCGCCCGCGCCCGACCCGTCGTCGCCCTCGGACGCGGCGAGCGGCGGCTCGACCGCGTCCGACGGCACGGACGCCCCCACGCAGGCGGGCGGGACGCTCGTCTACGCCAGCGGTGACGCCGAGCCGACCTGCCTCGACCCGCACGTCGGCGGCAACTACCCGCAGGCGCTCATCTCGACCCAGTACCTCGAGCCCCTCGTCGGCCGGGCAGCCGACGGCACGACGACGCCGTGGCTCGCGACCGAGTGGACGGTCAGCGAGGACGGCCTCACCTGGGACTTCACGCTCGCCGAGCGCACCTTCACCGACGGCACGCCGTTCGACGCGGCGGCCGTCAAGGCCAACATCGAGCACCTGCAGGACCCCGACACGGGCTCGTCGACGGGTTACCTCGCCGTCGAGAAGGTCACCGAGGTGGAGGTCGTCGACGACCGTCACGCGCGCTTCCACCTCTCCGAGCCGGACGCGGCGCTCCTGGAGTCGCTCGCCCAGCAGTGGACGGCCATCCAGTCCCCGACCGGGCTGGCGCGCGGCATGGAGGAGAACTGCCTCGCCCCCGCGGGCACGGGCCCGTTCGTCGTCACGGGATGGACGCCGCAGCAGCAGGTCGACCTCGTCGCCAACCCGGACTACGTCGACGCGACGGGCGAGGCGGCCCCGCCGCTGCTGGACGGGATCACGTGGCGGTTCGTCCCGGACGCCGCGACCCGGTACGCCGCGCTGGTCTCGGGCGAGGTCGACGTCATCGACAACCCGCAGCCGGACACGATCACGGCCGCCGAGGCCGACGCGTCGCTCGGCATCGAGCACATCGACAACCCGCGGCCCGGCAGCGTCAACCGGATCGAGCTGAACTCCGGGCAGACGCCGTTCGACGACATCCGCGTGCGCGAGGCGTTCATCCGCTCGGCCAACCCCGGCCCGGGCATCGAGGCGCTGTTCTCCAGCACCGCCGTCCCGTCGTTCTCCCCCCTCTCCAGCGTCGAGCCGGTGGCGGTCTCCCGCGAGGAGCAGTTCACCTACGACCTCGACGCGGCGAACACCCTCCTCGACGAGGCCGGCTGGACCGAGCGCGACGCCGACGGCTACCGCACGAAGGACGGCGCCCGCCTGAGCGTCCGGTTCCCCGTGAGCACGAACCAGTCGGTCCCGGCCGAGCAGGCGCTGTTCCAGCAGATCCAGGCGAACGTCAAGGAGGCCGGCTTCGAGGTCGTCCTCACCCCGCTCGACCTCGGGGCCTGGTACGCGGCCCTCGGCGCGCACGAGTACGAGGCGGTGTCGGCGCCGTACACGAAGGTGGGGCCGGACGTCCTGCGGATCCTGTACCACTCCAGCGGCACCGAGCCGGCGCCGTCCGGCTACTTCGCGAACCACGCCTACGTCCGGGACGCCGAGCTCGACGCGCTCCTCGACGAGGCCTCCGCCACGCAGGACGCGGCCCAGCGGGCCGACCTGCTCGAGCAGGCGCAGGTCCGCATCCTCGAGGGCTACTACATCCTCCCGCTGTACGACCAGCAGAACCACTTCCTGGTCCGCGGTGTCACGGGCATCGACACGTCGAACCCGGTCGCGACGCTCTCCTTCCAGACCGCGTCGCTCACCGACTGA
- a CDS encoding iron-siderophore ABC transporter substrate-binding protein, translated as MQFSVRARASLGALVLGALLALTGCGVPGTTPGNDGGASAAAGSPAAGASASAAGIGPEETEIGAEGPAAGVPGVADGTPVRVVEDVRHDPVVVPAEPLRVVTLSEPTLDGALALGVTPVGSVNGRGQSTMPNYLLDRAEGIPAVGTVAQFNFEAIAALKPDLILTYASGGNNPESIAIMEKIAPVYFVGYAGAEWRTTFRNVANALNRSDEAERVLGDFDTLVADVGGRLREAGYDDKTFSIVRWQGSNASLILKELPPGMALDELGLARPPAQDREGRGHSEPISLENLADADADYMFFGTLGGSSVDNPVAGGTADITGAQQAYDEAVGTPGFTDLKAYRDGHVILVDGSLWTSTGGPILMTGIVEFIEETLL; from the coding sequence ATGCAGTTCTCCGTGCGCGCTCGGGCGAGCCTGGGGGCGCTCGTCCTCGGCGCCCTGCTCGCCCTCACCGGCTGCGGCGTCCCCGGGACCACGCCCGGCAACGACGGCGGCGCCTCGGCCGCCGCCGGCTCGCCGGCCGCCGGCGCCTCTGCGTCCGCCGCCGGGATCGGCCCGGAGGAGACCGAGATCGGGGCTGAGGGACCCGCAGCGGGGGTCCCCGGCGTCGCGGACGGCACCCCCGTCCGCGTCGTCGAGGACGTCCGGCACGACCCGGTCGTCGTCCCGGCGGAGCCGCTGCGCGTCGTGACGCTCTCCGAGCCGACCCTCGACGGTGCGCTCGCGCTCGGCGTGACACCCGTCGGCTCGGTCAACGGGCGCGGCCAGAGCACGATGCCGAACTACCTGCTCGACCGAGCGGAGGGCATCCCGGCCGTCGGCACGGTCGCGCAGTTCAACTTCGAGGCGATCGCCGCGCTGAAGCCGGACCTGATCCTCACCTATGCCTCGGGCGGCAACAACCCCGAGTCGATCGCCATCATGGAGAAGATCGCCCCGGTCTACTTCGTCGGCTACGCCGGCGCGGAGTGGCGCACCACCTTCCGCAACGTCGCGAACGCGCTCAACCGCTCCGACGAGGCCGAGCGGGTCCTCGGCGACTTCGACACCCTCGTCGCCGACGTCGGCGGGCGGCTGCGGGAGGCCGGCTACGACGACAAGACGTTCTCGATCGTGCGCTGGCAGGGCTCCAACGCCTCGCTCATCCTCAAGGAGCTGCCGCCCGGGATGGCGCTGGACGAGCTCGGGCTGGCGCGTCCGCCCGCGCAGGACCGCGAGGGCCGGGGCCACTCCGAGCCGATCTCGCTGGAGAACCTCGCCGACGCCGACGCCGACTACATGTTCTTCGGCACGCTCGGCGGCTCGAGCGTCGACAACCCCGTCGCGGGCGGCACGGCCGACATCACCGGCGCCCAGCAGGCGTACGACGAGGCCGTCGGGACCCCGGGCTTCACGGATCTCAAGGCCTACCGCGACGGCCACGTCATCCTCGTCGACGGCTCGCTGTGGACGTCGACGGGCGGTCCGATCCTCATGACGGGGATCGTCGAGTTCATCGAGGAGACGCTCCTGTGA
- a CDS encoding DsbA family oxidoreductase yields MKIDIWSDIACPWCYIGKRRFERALAAFEHRDEVEVVWHSYQLDPTLPEHYDGTEAAYLATRKGLPEEQVHQMFAHVAQQAAGEGLDYDFDALVVANSMRGHQLLHLARESGVADQVKEALLRTHFVEGGDIGDEEVLVRIGVAAGLAEQDVRDELASGSRIPAVRADVAEAAALGIQAVPTFVLDMTYAVSGAQPSEVFATALEQAWAASRPRLQQLADGDACGPDGCAI; encoded by the coding sequence GTGAAGATCGACATCTGGTCCGACATCGCCTGCCCCTGGTGCTACATCGGCAAGCGCCGGTTCGAGCGCGCGCTCGCCGCGTTCGAGCACCGCGACGAGGTCGAGGTCGTCTGGCACTCCTACCAGCTCGACCCGACGCTGCCCGAGCACTACGACGGCACCGAGGCCGCCTACCTCGCCACGCGCAAGGGGCTGCCGGAGGAGCAGGTCCACCAGATGTTCGCGCACGTCGCGCAGCAGGCGGCCGGCGAGGGCCTGGACTACGACTTCGACGCACTCGTCGTCGCCAACTCGATGCGCGGCCACCAGCTCCTCCACCTCGCCCGGGAGAGCGGCGTCGCCGACCAGGTCAAGGAGGCGCTGCTGCGGACGCACTTCGTCGAGGGCGGCGACATCGGCGACGAGGAGGTGCTCGTGCGGATCGGCGTCGCCGCGGGCCTGGCGGAGCAGGACGTCCGCGACGAGCTGGCCTCCGGCTCGCGGATCCCCGCGGTGCGCGCGGACGTCGCCGAGGCCGCGGCGCTCGGCATCCAGGCCGTGCCGACGTTCGTCCTCGACATGACCTACGCGGTCTCGGGCGCGCAGCCGAGCGAGGTCTTCGCGACCGCGCTGGAGCAGGCGTGGGCCGCGTCGCGGCCCCGGCTCCAGCAGCTCGCCGACGGCGACGCCTGCGGCCCGGACGGCTGCGCGATCTAG
- a CDS encoding cation:proton antiporter, with the protein MPLSSLFLVAVAAVVAPLLSVATRRVVPGVIFEMLLGLLIGPALLGLAQPVGLVDELASVGIALLMFVAGTEVNLADFRGPALRRSGGSWLASLVLAGIVGVVVALVSSVDTAVLIAIGLSTTALGTLVPILRDRRVLELPLGRATMSVGTLGEFGPIVLISVFLTDSAGPLPTLGFLAVFALLVLGWMWAVRRFPWPRLRRALAAGLHNPSQLPVRVAILAVVFFVIVADDLGIDALLGAFCAGLVVRQAVGIDREAGDVRLFEGKIEAVGFGFFVPIFFIVCGMKIDIHAMVASPWTFTLVPAFALAFLVCRGLPSFVAYRGVLGDDQARRLGLLAASAISLVTVLATMGQESGALSPAVAAAFVGGGLLTVSLYPVLALRGIRGPAARDAAVGATAA; encoded by the coding sequence GTGCCCCTCAGCTCGCTGTTCCTCGTCGCGGTCGCCGCCGTCGTCGCACCGCTGCTGTCCGTCGCGACGCGACGCGTCGTGCCCGGCGTCATCTTCGAGATGCTGCTGGGTCTGCTCATCGGTCCCGCGCTGCTCGGCCTCGCCCAACCCGTCGGGCTCGTCGACGAGCTCGCGAGCGTCGGCATCGCCCTGCTCATGTTCGTCGCGGGCACCGAGGTCAACCTGGCCGACTTCCGCGGACCGGCGCTGCGCCGCTCGGGCGGCTCGTGGCTCGCCTCGCTGGTGCTCGCTGGGATCGTCGGCGTCGTCGTCGCCCTCGTCAGCAGCGTCGACACGGCGGTCCTCATCGCGATCGGGCTGAGCACGACGGCGCTCGGCACCCTCGTGCCGATCCTGCGCGACCGCCGCGTCCTCGAGCTCCCGCTCGGCCGGGCCACCATGTCGGTCGGCACGCTCGGGGAGTTCGGCCCGATCGTGCTCATCTCGGTGTTCCTCACCGACTCGGCTGGGCCGCTGCCGACGCTCGGCTTCCTCGCGGTGTTCGCGCTGCTCGTCCTCGGCTGGATGTGGGCGGTGCGCCGGTTCCCCTGGCCGCGACTGCGCCGGGCGCTCGCGGCCGGGCTGCACAACCCGTCCCAGCTCCCGGTCCGCGTCGCGATCCTCGCCGTCGTGTTCTTCGTCATCGTCGCCGACGACCTCGGCATCGACGCGCTGCTCGGAGCCTTCTGTGCCGGGCTCGTCGTGCGCCAGGCGGTCGGGATCGATCGCGAGGCCGGCGACGTCCGGCTGTTCGAGGGCAAGATCGAGGCCGTCGGGTTCGGCTTCTTCGTCCCGATCTTCTTCATCGTCTGCGGCATGAAGATCGACATCCACGCGATGGTCGCGAGCCCGTGGACCTTCACCCTCGTCCCCGCCTTCGCGCTGGCGTTCCTCGTGTGCCGGGGACTGCCGTCGTTCGTCGCCTACCGTGGGGTCCTCGGCGACGACCAGGCGCGCCGGCTCGGGCTGCTGGCCGCCTCGGCGATCTCGCTCGTCACGGTGCTCGCGACGATGGGGCAGGAGTCGGGCGCGCTGAGCCCGGCCGTGGCCGCGGCGTTCGTCGGGGGCGGGCTGCTCACGGTCTCGCTCTACCCGGTGCTTGCCCTGCGCGGCATCCGCGGTCCCGCCGCCAGGGACGCGGCCGTCGGCGCGACGGCGGCCTGA
- a CDS encoding immunoglobulin domain-containing protein — protein MTPHPGQPATRPFAKLPTTRSATALRSTIGMLLALVVLVAGAPVALAAPDGVAITRQPLAVTVTAGDDAVLDVVAADAAGYRWQVLADGEDVAAADETAWHDVDAAANPSALTAELTLPAADAAAQGTYRVQVAGADGTVVTSEPALLTVTPAEETPAELVPAEEVAAEDPGTAAPPAPAESAETDEAAPTPAAAPAPSSGEGRVSTLAAGLVVTSHPSDVSVATGAQAQFRAAATGGVGQARIQWQRSASLSASGPPAGDRWVDLAGENRATLTVTAGATPHQGNRWYRAVFTDDAGATVATDPAKLTIAAKPTITAHPVGQTVRVGEDATFTVTATSETPAVTRWESTRTALPNGEPDDSTWAAVDGATQATLVVPDVRPGDHGTFYRVVVTSDAGSTTSYPAQLRVTERLDTRGSVTVTGESYGPEGTTPTPFSVSAPNAVVAGQPIVIEGRSYVHPDGAQGSVAMFMIDASYSGDPSTLLSTRDIVHPVTGEVFADKRSHALVQANADGTFRVEIPWPDETNTTRDAEFFATSWAPGTQHMVRILTGSQLAGDYQRGITVRFTVVGSATDPATAPVVTVQPADASVTAGETATFTAAASGTPAPSVRWESSQPGGPWVELAGATTETLTLTDLTTARSGTRYRAVFTNSAGTATSEAATLRVAASGIAITTQPTDQSVEAGETARFTATAAGAEITTQWERSRDGVTWETIRGATASVYPLGPVVADDAEWRYRARFTNPGTTEGVVTDPASLTVTARANVREYCGLSYGPAGHAGEPFCFTGPERVVVGEDIVIRGTRGYLATDGRTGSVVNFFLDALYSGDPSTVYVKRPVTNPITGKPVDDRRTHAMVQAASDGTWTATIPWPTLATVSPASDGGASFTRAELDARFAPGTTHAVRMLSGSLLSSPADVQRGSTLLFTVVEDLADPIPVTEPVYPHETYHSAVAGDHATAWVPSTADSGLPVQLTGTGWLTKDRAAGSVVDVRLLDSDGTPYRRAGTADDPHDDPADPTIWQRVHVRADGVLDASLDLPAEVTAGSYVAVRLTTRDDGTALGDVAREWTSRPLTVDGTPWTAPVTEGCTATPAEATYQLAPGMAVPAANVGGTIRLTGEKWCNTVTGKGSYIAIKINDGAFSHKGSGSARVFNAELGEETGLCAAGICRTNKTIWYVIEAADDGSFDVQVPLPDRTSSTPAFGEGAYTLRIMTATLAGDPYYGGVREASRTMQTPEFTVVCETCDTSNATPGEPTLAPDPPHATQDLTQATRGGVSVTQEATRWLVTVPAAAPGDWVYANVYDEMSPRFPWGARWFQVDATGRIALPLAGVTLPVGTNRLSVQDRTGALLGWTTVTVLAPETAPPPVTQQPVDGAGKASSGALTRPRTTIRTAPQVLGAAQPRPADPAPAPVGAYTDLDDTNVGDVTAVETEDGLVVTLPGVPGGAWVFLHLYTEDGRVIPVDWVQVGADHTFTVRLGTLPDGLHRLTITDATGTLVGWLAVNGPQPLAAAAEAERTDDQADPDPVAALTAGTPGAVAGAQDPTPTLILVGLALLVLAGAGAAAITLRGPAPTTKPA, from the coding sequence GTGACCCCGCACCCCGGCCAGCCCGCCACCCGTCCGTTCGCGAAGCTCCCGACGACCCGCTCCGCGACCGCGCTGCGCTCGACGATCGGGATGCTGCTCGCGCTCGTGGTCCTCGTCGCCGGCGCCCCGGTCGCGCTCGCCGCGCCCGACGGCGTCGCGATTACCCGCCAGCCGCTGGCCGTGACGGTCACCGCGGGCGACGACGCCGTGCTCGACGTCGTGGCCGCCGACGCCGCCGGCTACCGCTGGCAGGTGCTCGCGGACGGCGAGGACGTCGCCGCAGCCGACGAGACCGCCTGGCACGACGTCGACGCGGCGGCGAACCCGAGCGCGCTCACCGCCGAGCTGACGCTGCCCGCGGCCGACGCCGCGGCGCAGGGGACCTACCGCGTCCAGGTGGCCGGCGCCGACGGCACCGTCGTCACCTCCGAGCCCGCGCTGCTCACCGTGACCCCGGCCGAGGAGACGCCAGCCGAGCTGGTGCCCGCCGAGGAGGTCGCAGCCGAGGACCCCGGGACCGCCGCGCCCCCGGCACCCGCGGAGTCCGCCGAGACCGACGAGGCCGCGCCCACCCCCGCCGCCGCGCCGGCCCCGTCCTCCGGCGAGGGTCGGGTCTCGACGCTCGCCGCCGGCCTCGTCGTGACCAGCCACCCGTCCGACGTCAGCGTCGCCACCGGTGCCCAGGCCCAGTTCCGGGCCGCCGCCACCGGCGGCGTCGGCCAGGCGAGGATCCAGTGGCAGCGCAGCGCGAGCCTGTCGGCGTCCGGCCCGCCGGCGGGCGACCGGTGGGTCGACCTCGCCGGTGAGAACAGGGCGACGCTCACCGTGACCGCCGGCGCCACCCCGCACCAGGGCAACCGCTGGTACCGCGCGGTGTTCACCGACGACGCCGGGGCGACGGTCGCGACCGACCCCGCGAAGCTCACCATCGCGGCGAAGCCGACCATCACCGCGCACCCGGTCGGCCAGACCGTGCGCGTCGGCGAGGACGCCACGTTCACCGTGACCGCGACCAGCGAGACGCCCGCCGTCACGCGGTGGGAGTCCACCCGGACCGCGCTCCCGAACGGCGAGCCCGACGACAGCACGTGGGCCGCGGTCGACGGCGCGACGCAGGCGACGCTCGTGGTCCCGGACGTCCGACCCGGCGACCACGGCACGTTCTACCGCGTCGTCGTCACCAGCGACGCCGGCTCCACCACCTCCTACCCCGCGCAGCTGCGGGTGACCGAGCGTCTGGACACCCGCGGTTCGGTGACGGTGACGGGCGAGTCGTACGGGCCGGAGGGGACGACCCCGACGCCGTTCAGCGTGAGTGCGCCGAACGCCGTCGTGGCCGGCCAGCCGATCGTCATCGAGGGGCGCAGCTACGTCCACCCGGACGGCGCGCAGGGCTCGGTCGCGATGTTCATGATCGACGCCTCGTACTCGGGCGACCCGAGCACGCTGCTCTCGACGCGCGACATCGTCCACCCGGTGACGGGGGAGGTGTTCGCCGACAAGCGCTCGCACGCGCTCGTCCAGGCGAACGCCGACGGCACGTTCCGGGTCGAGATCCCGTGGCCGGACGAGACGAACACCACGAGGGACGCGGAGTTCTTCGCGACGAGCTGGGCGCCGGGGACGCAGCACATGGTGCGCATCCTGACGGGGTCCCAGCTTGCCGGCGACTACCAGCGCGGCATCACGGTGCGCTTCACCGTCGTCGGGAGCGCGACGGACCCGGCCACCGCCCCCGTCGTCACGGTGCAGCCGGCCGATGCCTCCGTGACCGCGGGGGAGACCGCGACGTTCACCGCCGCCGCGTCCGGCACGCCCGCGCCGTCCGTGCGCTGGGAGTCCAGCCAGCCCGGCGGCCCGTGGGTCGAGCTCGCCGGTGCCACCACCGAGACGCTGACCCTGACCGACCTCACCACGGCCCGGTCGGGCACGCGGTACCGAGCCGTGTTCACGAACAGCGCGGGCACGGCGACGAGCGAGGCCGCCACCCTGAGGGTCGCGGCCAGCGGCATCGCGATCACGACGCAGCCGACCGACCAGAGCGTCGAGGCGGGGGAGACGGCGCGGTTCACCGCGACGGCGGCCGGTGCCGAGATCACGACCCAGTGGGAGCGCAGCCGGGACGGCGTCACGTGGGAGACGATCCGCGGCGCCACCGCGTCGGTCTACCCGCTCGGACCCGTCGTGGCCGACGACGCCGAGTGGCGCTACCGCGCGCGGTTCACCAACCCCGGCACCACCGAGGGCGTCGTGACCGACCCCGCCTCGCTGACGGTGACCGCGCGGGCGAACGTCCGCGAGTACTGCGGGCTCTCCTACGGTCCCGCCGGCCACGCGGGCGAGCCGTTCTGCTTCACCGGACCCGAGCGGGTCGTCGTCGGCGAGGACATCGTGATCCGTGGCACCCGCGGTTACCTCGCGACGGACGGGCGCACCGGCTCGGTCGTCAACTTCTTCCTCGACGCGCTCTACTCGGGCGACCCGAGCACCGTCTACGTCAAGCGGCCCGTGACGAACCCGATCACGGGCAAGCCGGTCGACGACCGCCGGACGCACGCGATGGTCCAGGCGGCGAGCGACGGCACGTGGACCGCGACCATCCCGTGGCCGACGCTCGCCACCGTCTCGCCCGCCTCGGACGGCGGCGCGAGCTTCACCCGGGCCGAGCTCGACGCGCGCTTCGCGCCCGGCACGACCCACGCCGTCCGCATGCTGTCGGGGTCGCTGCTGAGCTCGCCGGCTGACGTCCAGCGCGGCTCGACGCTGCTCTTCACGGTCGTCGAGGACCTCGCCGACCCGATCCCGGTGACCGAGCCCGTGTACCCGCACGAGACGTACCACTCCGCCGTCGCCGGCGACCACGCGACCGCCTGGGTGCCGTCCACCGCGGACTCGGGGCTGCCCGTCCAGCTCACCGGGACGGGCTGGCTGACGAAGGACCGCGCGGCGGGCTCCGTCGTCGACGTCCGGCTCCTGGACTCCGACGGCACGCCGTACCGGCGCGCCGGCACCGCGGACGACCCGCACGACGATCCGGCCGACCCGACGATCTGGCAGCGCGTCCACGTGCGCGCCGACGGCGTGCTCGACGCGAGCCTCGACCTGCCGGCGGAGGTGACGGCGGGCTCCTACGTCGCGGTCCGGCTCACGACGCGCGACGACGGCACCGCGCTCGGCGACGTGGCGCGCGAGTGGACCTCCCGGCCGCTGACGGTGGACGGGACGCCGTGGACCGCGCCCGTCACCGAGGGCTGCACGGCCACGCCAGCCGAGGCGACCTACCAGCTCGCGCCCGGCATGGCCGTGCCAGCGGCGAACGTCGGCGGGACCATCCGGCTCACCGGCGAGAAGTGGTGCAACACCGTCACCGGCAAGGGCTCCTACATCGCCATCAAGATCAACGACGGTGCGTTCTCGCACAAGGGCAGCGGCTCCGCCAGGGTCTTCAACGCCGAGCTCGGCGAGGAGACGGGGCTGTGCGCCGCCGGCATCTGCCGGACGAACAAGACCATCTGGTACGTCATCGAGGCGGCCGACGACGGCAGCTTCGACGTCCAGGTCCCCCTGCCGGACCGGACCAGCTCGACGCCGGCGTTCGGGGAGGGGGCGTACACGCTGCGCATCATGACCGCGACGCTGGCCGGCGACCCGTACTACGGCGGCGTCCGCGAGGCCTCGCGCACCATGCAGACGCCCGAGTTCACGGTGGTCTGCGAGACGTGCGACACGTCCAACGCGACGCCGGGCGAGCCGACGCTCGCGCCCGACCCGCCGCACGCGACGCAGGACCTCACCCAGGCGACGCGGGGCGGGGTGAGCGTGACGCAGGAGGCGACGCGCTGGCTCGTCACCGTGCCCGCCGCGGCCCCGGGGGACTGGGTGTACGCGAACGTCTACGACGAGATGTCGCCGCGCTTCCCGTGGGGCGCGCGCTGGTTCCAGGTGGACGCGACGGGCCGGATCGCCCTGCCGCTCGCCGGGGTGACGCTCCCGGTCGGGACGAACAGGCTGTCCGTCCAGGACCGCACGGGCGCGCTGCTCGGCTGGACGACGGTGACGGTGCTCGCCCCCGAGACCGCCCCGCCGCCGGTCACGCAGCAGCCGGTCGACGGCGCCGGGAAGGCGTCGTCGGGCGCCCTCACCCGCCCCCGCACGACCATCCGGACGGCCCCTCAGGTCCTCGGCGCGGCCCAGCCGCGACCGGCCGACCCGGCCCCGGCCCCGGTCGGGGCGTACACGGACCTCGACGACACGAACGTCGGCGACGTCACCGCCGTCGAGACCGAGGACGGCCTGGTCGTCACGCTCCCCGGCGTGCCGGGCGGGGCGTGGGTCTTCCTCCACCTGTACACGGAGGACGGCCGGGTGATCCCGGTCGACTGGGTCCAGGTCGGGGCCGACCACACGTTCACCGTGCGGCTCGGCACCCTCCCCGACGGCCTGCACCGCCTCACCATCACCGACGCCACCGGGACGCTCGTCGGCTGGCTCGCCGTCAACGGTCCGCAGCCGCTCGCAGCCGCGGCCGAGGCGGAGAGGACCGACGACCAGGCGGACCCGGACCCGGTGGCCGCCCTGACCGCTGGCACGCCCGGCGCCGTCGCGGGCGCGCAGGACCCGACGCCGACCCTGATCCTCGTCGGTCTCGCGCTCCTCGTGCTGGCCGGCGCCGGCGCCGCGGCGATCACGCTGCGCGGTCCCGCACCGACGACGAAGCCCGCCTGA